The Vespula vulgaris chromosome 12, iyVesVulg1.1, whole genome shotgun sequence genome window below encodes:
- the LOC127068152 gene encoding raf homolog serine/threonine-protein kinase Raf, whose product MAVIGETRYCSAIRVCAYTKSSCRRVQIEKGSSSSLSPFSSLASSSSSSFSSSSSSSSSCSSSCSSSSSSSSSSSSASSTFFSSSFFSFSPSSSSTPSSSSSSSSSPLPSTRRCRQRRKGHSTSLLVAMSSSRGSGPDSGDLSDSEDGYVDTDPLRYELRNIQSVIHVTRQNIDALNNRFAGFQHPPSIYLNEYQELTSKLHDLESKEQKLNELLNAGKTTVGVSVSENDSRDANAINRCPRTPMKSLLRAYLPNKQRTSVQVREGLSLRDALAKAMKLRNLTTEMCAVYLLGLDKSKYLTSWDADISLLDCDEISVEILDKFPITTSISHNFVRKTFFSLAFCECCRKLLFQGFYCRTCNYRFHQRCAGSVPALCHQVRMQDAYYQALLAHNPETTAGILQLPSGYGLSRSMSPSLAPSRNQRHPRTLGQQDRSSSAPNVCFNMVRSGGEPANLDEYSRSQSLGRPIGTTQCSVSPGSSPTKHSQSTQASPTSTLRPKRPRARSADESSKNLLAPRESIEDWEIPADEILVGARIGSGSFGTVYKAHWHGPVAVKTLNVKIPTTAQLQAFKNEVAVLRKTRHVNILLFMGCVSKPQLAIVTQWCEGSSLYKHLHVFESKFELLTLIEIGRQTAQGMDYLHAKNIIHRDLKSNNIFLHDDLTVKIGDFGLATAKTRWSGSQQFHQPTGSILWMAPEVIRMQEENPYSFQSDVYAFGVVLFELLAGQLPYSNINNKDQILFMVGRGYLRPDLNKLRSDTPKALKRLTEDCIKFSRDDRPIFRQILVSLEGLLRGLPKITRSASEPNLNRTQLQSDDFLYTCASPKTPVNFQFGAFPFYPTGGNI is encoded by the coding sequence ATGGCCGTGATCGGCGAGACCAGGTATTGCTCGGCGATCCGTGTGTGCGCGTACACGAAATCTTCGTGTCGTAGAGTCCAGATCGAAAAGggctcatcgtcgtcgttatcgccGTTTTCGTCGTTggcctcgtcctcctcctcttccttttcctcttcctcttcttcttcttcttcttgttcttcttcttgttcttcctcttcttcttcctcttcttcttcttcttcggccTCCTcaactttcttctcttcgtcctttttctccttttctccctcctcctcgtcgacgccgtcgtcgtcgtcgtcgtcgtcgtcgtcgccgttgcCGTCGACTCGTCGTTGTCGACAGAGGAGGAAGGGGCACTCGACGAGCCTGTTGGTCGCGATGTCGTCCTCTCGTGGCAGTGGACCTGACTCTGGCGATCTCAGCGACTCGGAGGACGGTTATGTCGACACGGATCCTCTGAGGTACGAACTTCGCAACATTCAAAGCGTCATACACGTGACAAGACAGAACATCGATGCTCTCAACAACCGCTTTGCTGGTTTTCAACATCCACCATCCATTTATCTGAACGAGTATCAAGAGCTCACCAGCAAGTTGCACGATCTGGAGTCCAAGGAACAGAAGCTCAACGAGTTGTTGAACGCAGGCAAGACAACTGTCGGAGTCTCCGTATCTGAGAATGATTCTCGAGATGCCAATGCTATCAATAGGTGTCCTAGAACGCCTATGAAATCTTTGCTCAGGGCTTATTTGCCCAACAAACAGCGTACCAGTGTTCAGGTGCGCGAAGGACTCTCTTTGAGGGACGCTCTAGCCAAGGCAATGAAGTTGAGAAATCTGACCACCGAAATGTGTGCCGTCTATCTCCTCGGACTGGATAAATCCAAGTACTTGACTTCTTGGGACGCGGACATCTCTCTGCTCGACTGCGATGAGATATCAGTAGAGATTCTGGATAAGTTTCCTATAACTACTTCGATATCGCATAATTTTGTGCGGAagactttcttttccttggcATTTTGCGAGTGCTGTAGAAAGTTGCTCTTTCAGGGTTTCTATTGTAGGACATGCAATTATCGCTTTCATCAGAGATGTGCCGGCAGTGTACCTGCTCTGTGCCACCAAGTGCGTATGCAAGATGCTTATTATCAAGCGTTACTGGCGCACAATCCCGAAACAACAGCTGGGATTTTGCAACTACCGTCTGGCTATGGCTTGAGTCGAAGTATGTCGCCTTCTTTAGCACCGTCTAGAAATCAAAGACATCCACGTACCTTAGGACAACAGGATCGTTCCAGTTCCGCGCCGAATGTCTGTTTCAACATGGTTAGATCTGGCGGCGAACCAGCTAATCTGGATGAATATAGCAGGTCCCAGAGTTTAGGTCGACCTATAGGTACTACCCAGTGTTCTGTCTCGCCTGGTAGTAGTCCTACTAAGCATAGTCAATCGACGCAAGCTAGTCCAACCAGTACTTTGAGACCGAAACGTCCAAGAGCACGATCGGCCGATGAATCTTCGAAAAATCTTTTAGCTCCAAGGGAGTCTATAGAAGACTGGGAAATTCCAGCTGACGAAATCTTGGTAGGAGCGCGCATTGGCTCGGGATCCTTTGGTACAGTTTACAAAGCTCACTGGCATGGACCTGTTGCGGTAAAAACTTTGAATGTTAAGATACCGACCACGGCTCAGTTACAAGCATTTAAAAATGAAGTGGCTGTTTTAAGAAAGACACGACATGTAAATATTCTGTTATTTATGGGATGTGTTAGTAAACCACAGCTTGCTATCGTAACGCAATGGTGCGAGGGTTCATCTTTATATAAGCATCTACATGTATTCGAATCAAAATTCGAATTGTTAACTCTAATAGAAATTGGCAGACAAACGGCACAAGGTATGGATTATTTACATGCTAAGAATATTATCCATAGAGATTTAAAGAGCAACAATATATTTCTGCACGACGACCTTACCGTTAAAATTGGTGATTTTGGTCTTGCCACTGCAAAAACAAGATGGTCAGGATCTCAACAATTTCATCAACCAACTGGATCGATTCTTTGGATGGCACCCGAGGTCATCAGAATGCAAGAGGAAAATCCATATAGCTTCCAATCTGACGTTTATGCCTTTGGTGTAGTTTTGTTCGAACTGCTAGCTGGTCAGCTACCATACTCGAATATCAATAATAAGGATCAAATACTGTTCATGGTGGGACGCGGATATTTACGTCCCGATTTGAACAAGCTGCGTTCTGATACTCCAAAAGCATTGAAGAGATTAACAGAAGACTGTATTAAATTTTCGAGGGACGATCGACCAATATTCCGGCAGATCTTAGTAAGCCTGGAGGGTCTTTTACGTGGTTTACCTAAAATCACAAGATCTGCATCTGAACCAAATTTAAACAGGACGCAATTACAGTCTGATGATTTTCTGTACACTTGTGCTTCACCAAAGACTCCGGTGAACTTCCAGTTTGGAGCATTTCCCTTTTATCCTACTGGTGGGAACATATAG
- the LOC127068177 gene encoding estradiol 17-beta-dehydrogenase 8-like yields MSNILVGKLAFVTGAGSGIGRETCRVLAREGAKVIAADQNIKTAEETINILNGSNHIALSVNVTNPRNVEQVFKHIVNQFSTSPTIIVNSAGITRDNFLLKLSEIDFDNVVNVNLKGTFLVMQSAVKAMIETGTTEGSSIINVSSIIGKLGNIGQGNYSASKAGVEALTKTASMEFGKLGIRVNAVLPGFIDTPMTATVPDNVKNMFIKRIPFERMGKPNEVAEVIAFLASSRSSYVNGASIEVTGGMH; encoded by the exons ATGTCGAACATTCTTGTAGGAAAACTCGCTTTTGTTACTG GAGCTGGAAGTGGTATAGGTAGAGAAACATGTCGAGTATTAGCTCGAGAAGGTGCAAAAGTTATTGCTGCCGATCAGAACATTAAAACGGCTGaggaaacaataaatattttaaatg GTTCCAATCATATTGCATTAAGTGTAAATGTTACTAATCCACGTAATGTGGAACAAGTTTTTAAACATATCGTAAATCAATTCTCAACTTCACCCACGATTATTGTTAATTCAGCAGGAATTACAAGGGACAATTTTCTGCTGAAGCTCAGTGAAATTGATTTTGACAATGTCGTGAATGTTAATTTAAAGGGTACGTTCCTTGTTATGCAAAGTGCAGTAAAAGCTATGATAGAGACTGGAACAACAGAAGGAAGTTCTATTATCAATGTTAGCTCTATTATTGGTAAACTTGGAAACATAGGCCAGGGTAATTACAGTGCCTCGAAAGCTGGAGTTGAAGCGCTAACTAAAACAGCCTCTATGGAATTTGGAAA ATTAGGAATACGCGTTAACGCTGTCTTGCCAGGATTCATAGATACTCCAATGACTGCTACAGTTCCtgataatgtaaaaaatatgtttattaaaagGATACCGTTTGAGAGAATGGGTAAACCAAACGAAGTTGCAGAAGTTATTGCATTTCTAGCTTCAAGTAGAAGTTCCTATGTTAATGGTGCTTCTATTGAAGTTACAGGAGGAATGCATTGA
- the LOC127068176 gene encoding deoxynucleotidyltransferase terminal-interacting protein 2 — protein sequence MELIIDTKGQKSLKNKSRLIESDDDDLDEHDNNEKKPVWISAFEFLQKAENEKSPKMKKFSYKDIDLAQFEKDMGWESTTKQQPQNITNVTMSTEEIAPINKILKKSAIKPGFERLERTPSFIESRRCLRAKKIAEREKNKGKDWFNLPATEVTDEIKHDLEIIQMRSVLDPKHFYKKNDLKVLPKYFQIGKVLYSPIDYYSNRLTKKERKNTIVEELLADAEFAKYNKRKYKEIIEEKNKRHCKAHKHAKRLKGKKK from the exons atggaaCTAATAATAGACACAAAAGGGCAGAAGagtttaaagaataaaagtcgATTGATAGAAAGCGACGATGACGATTTGGATGAGCATGATAATAACG agaaaaaacCTGTATGGATATCTGCCTTCGAGTTCTTACAAAAGgctgaaaatgagaaaagtcCTAAGATGAAGAAGTTTTCTTACAAAGATATCGATTTAGCTCAGTTTGAGAAAGACATGGGTTGGGAAAGTACGACAAAGCAACAGCCACAGAATATTACAAACGTAACAATGTCGACCGAAGAAATAGCaccgataaataaaatacttaagAAAAGTGCTATAAAACCTGGATTCGAACGGTTGGAACGTACACCATCCTTTATAGAAAGCAGAAGGTGTTTGCGTGCAAAAAAAATAGcagaacgagagaagaataaaggCAAGGATTGGTTTAATTTACCAGCCACTGAAGTCACTGATGAGATTAAACACGATCTTGAGATTATTCAAATGAGATCTGTATTAGATCCaaaacatttttacaaaaagaatgaTTTGAAAGTGTTACCTAAATATTTCCAAATTGGAAAGGTATTATATTCTCCTATAGATTATTATTCTAATCGTCTtactaagaaagaaagaaagaacaccATCGTGGAAGAACTTTTGGCAGATGCCGAAtttgcaaaatataataaacgaaagtataaagaaataattgaggaaaagaataaacgacATTGTAAAGCACACAAGCATGCAAAACGattgaaagggaaaaaaaaataa